Proteins encoded within one genomic window of Agelaius phoeniceus isolate bAgePho1 chromosome 9, bAgePho1.hap1, whole genome shotgun sequence:
- the LOC129123042 gene encoding putative lysosomal acid lipase/cholesteryl ester hydrolase has translation MNISQKILFHGYPSEEYEVMTEDGYFLSLNRIPHGKGGARLSGPRTPVLIMHGFCLDGGDWVDNFPENSLAFILADAGHDVWIGNNRGSSWSRRHRSLSVASEEFWDFSFHEMAMYDLPAMVGFILMQTEQEQLFYVGHAQGSSLGFIAFSSLPHLAKKIKLFFALAPVYTFRHVRSPVLKLVFLPDRLLKDMFGTRELVLVPRKDKLLLADKCSNPPEAEVCANSIFVVGGFDSNNLNMSRLDVYLSHFPDYTSVKNLLHWGQTAKTAEFKQFDYGLRNIEKYNQLRPPFYEIEAMRVPVAVWSGGHDSVTPRRETQRLLSRLTHVVHHEHFPDWNHFDHHWGLNAPQRMYQRMVAMMEENP, from the exons ATGAACATT agccagaagaTCCTTTTCCATGGCTATCCCAGCGAGGAGTACGAGGTGATGACAGAGGATGGCTACTTCCTGAGCCTCAACAGGATTCCCCACGGCAAGGGGGGCGCCAGGCTCTCAG GACCCAGGACCCCTGTGCTGATAATGCATGGGTTTTGTCTGGATGGTGGTGACTGGGTGGACAATTTCCCCGAGAACAGCCTGGCCTTCATCCTGGCGGACGCGGGACACGACGTCTGGATCGGGAACAACCGCGGCAGCAGCTGGTCCCGCCGGCACCGCAGCCTCTCCGTGGCTTCTGAGGAGTTCTGGGACTTCAG CTTCCACGAGATGGCCATGTACGACCTGCCGGCCATGGTGGGCTTCATCCTGATGCAAacggagcaggagcagctgttcTACGTTGGCCACGCTCAGGGCAGCTCCCTGG GTTTCATAGCGTTTTCCAGCTTGCCACATCTGGCCAAGAAAATCAAACTCTTCTTTGCCCTGGCTCCTGTGTACACCTTCCGCCACGTCCGGAGCCCTGTGTTAAAGTTGGTCTTCCTACCAGACCGGCTGCTCAAG GACATGTTTGGAACCAGAGAGCTGGTTCTGGTGCCAAGGAAGGacaagctgctcctggctgacAAGTGCAGCAATCCACCGGAAGCTGAAGTGTGTGCCAACAGCATCTTCGTGGTTGGAGGCTTCGACAGCAACAACTTGAACATG AGCCGACTGGACGTGTACCTATCTCATTTTCCAGACTACACATCAGTAAAAAATCTCCTGCACTGGGGACAG ACTGCAAAAACCGCCGAGTTCAAGCAGTTTGACTACGGGCTGAGAAACATAGAGAAGTACAACCAG CTGAGGCCTCCCTTTTACGAGATCGAGGCCATGCGGGTGCCGGTGGCCGTGTGGAGCGGGGGACATGACTCTGTGACCCCCCGTAGGGAGACCCAGCGCTTGCTCTCCCGCCTCACCCACGTCGTGCACCACGAGCACTTCCCCGACTGGAACCACTTCGACCACCACTGGGGCCTGAACGCCCCCCAGCGCATGTACCAGCGGATGGTGGCCATGATGGAGGAGAATCCATGA
- the LOC129123033 gene encoding lipase member K-like → MWLALALLSVLHGMAAGECFLNSPFPKNPEARMNISEMVSFWGYPSEEYDVVTEDGYILQLNRIPHGRGNSGCQGVRPVALLQHGLLAEGSIWLTNLANSSLGFILADAGYDVWIGNSRGNTWSRRHQVLTTTQDEFWAFSFDEMAKYDLPAMISFIEQKTGQKQLYYIGHSQGTTIGFIAFSTMPELAQKIKVFFALSPVTTVIFSRSPFRKLSVFSDSGLKELFGTREFLPHTALGEVVLSRFCSCSKVCKHILATIFGFNWKNTNMSRFDVYMGHTPAGSSVQNIIHWLQGVHGGALRAFDGGHMYNSLHYRQTGAPFYDVQDMEVPTAIWNAGQDCLADPRDTALLLPQVRNLVHHKLIPHWNHMDFVLGLDATDILYREVLDIMKKHP, encoded by the exons ATGtggctggctctggctctgctctccgTGCTCCACgggatggcagctggggaaTGCTTCTtgaattccccatttcccaagAACCCAGAGGCAAGGATGAACATT AGTGAAATGGTCTCCTTCTGGGGGTATCCCAGCGAGGAGTATGACGTGGTGACAGAAGATGGCTACATCCTCCAGCTGAACAGAATTCCTCATGGCAGGGGAAATTCTGGGTGCCAAG GTGTGAGGCCCGTGGCACTTCTGCAGCATGGTCTCCTTGCAGAAGGCAGCATCTGGCTCACCAACTTGGCCAACAGCAGCCTGGGCTTCATCCTGGCAGATGCTGGCTACGATGTCTGGATAGGAAACAGCAGAGGGAACACCTGGTCCAGGAGGCACCAGGTCCTGACCACCACACAGGATGAATTCTGGGCTTTCAG CTTCGATGAGATGGCTAAATACGACCTGCCAGCCATGATCAGCTTTATTGAGCAGAAAACAGGACAGAAACAGCTTTATTATATTGGCCATTCCCAAGGCACCACCATAG GTTTTATAGCCTTTTCCACAATGCCTGAGCTGGCTCAGAAAATCAAGGTGTTCTTTGCTCTTTCACCTGTGACCACGGTGATATTTTCTCGGAGCCCATTTAGGAAACTCTCAGTCTTTTCTGACTCTGGGCTTAAG GAGCTGTTTGGCACCAGGGAGTTCCTGCcccacactgccctgggggAAGTGGTCCTCTCCAGGTTCTGTTCCTGCTCCAAGGTCTGCAAGCACATCCTGGCCACAATTTTTGGGTTTAACTGGAAGAACACAAACATG AGCCGGTTCGATGTGTACATGGGGCACACCCCGGCGGGCTCCTCGGTGCAGAACATCATCCACTGGCTGCAG GGAGTCCACGGTGGGGCACTGAGAGCTTTTGATGGGGGGCACATGTACAACAGCCTTCACTACAGACAG aCCGGGGCCCCGTTCTACGACGTGCAGGACATGGAGGTGCCCACGGCCATCTGGAACGCGGGCCAGGACTGCCTGGCTGACCCACGGGACacggccctgctgctgccccaggtcAGGAACCTGGTGCACCACAAGCTCATCCCCCACTGGAACCACATGGATTTCGTGCTGGGCCTCGACGCCACCGACATTCTGTACCGGGAAGTGCTGGACATCATGAAGAAGCACCCCTAA